Proteins found in one Candidatus Methylomirabilota bacterium genomic segment:
- a CDS encoding thiamine pyrophosphate-dependent enzyme — MPISGKEFIEAAESEGHDFFTGVPCSLVGDAIAALETHPRLPYVPAVREDVAVGMAAGAWLAGRAPFVIMQNSGLGTSLNAVVSLSLMYRLPAVLLVTWRGHGGKDAPEHLVMGDISPRLLDLMGVPHRVLSADTAPTDIAWARAESTRLSQPVALLLPPGVMATRSHAETGHGGPQNTSRTGGSNAGGGRAGAISGPPLMVDRNPAQSVVPTGDLTPKISRLEALRAAMGAVGDAPVVHANGFICRESFSLGDRPQNFYMIGSMGLASAIGLGVALARPERPAVVFDGDGNLLMNLGILPMIGGGPLMGAGRPANFVHVVFDNAVYGSTGNQASPSRHARLDAIAAASGYRSAVAVAGGPEVREAVAAALREGGPAFVLVKVTAEEQPAPRIPYPPEEIRDRFRGALAGATAGHR, encoded by the coding sequence ATGCCAATCTCCGGCAAGGAGTTCATCGAGGCGGCGGAGAGCGAGGGGCACGATTTCTTCACGGGCGTGCCCTGCTCGCTGGTGGGCGACGCCATCGCCGCGCTCGAAACGCACCCGCGCCTGCCCTATGTCCCCGCCGTGCGCGAGGACGTGGCGGTGGGGATGGCGGCGGGCGCCTGGCTGGCCGGCCGCGCGCCCTTCGTGATCATGCAGAACTCCGGCCTCGGCACCAGCCTCAACGCGGTGGTCTCCCTCTCCCTGATGTACCGGCTTCCCGCCGTGCTCCTCGTGACCTGGCGGGGCCACGGCGGCAAGGACGCGCCCGAGCATCTCGTGATGGGCGACATCTCCCCGCGCCTCCTCGACCTCATGGGCGTGCCGCATCGGGTGCTGTCCGCCGACACCGCGCCCACCGACATCGCCTGGGCCCGCGCCGAGTCCACGCGCCTCTCGCAGCCGGTCGCGCTCCTGCTCCCGCCGGGCGTCATGGCCACGCGTTCGCACGCGGAGACGGGCCACGGTGGTCCGCAGAACACCTCGCGCACCGGCGGGTCGAATGCCGGCGGGGGGAGAGCGGGGGCCATTTCTGGGCCCCCGCTGATGGTAGACAGAAATCCAGCGCAGAGCGTGGTTCCAACGGGAGACCTGACGCCGAAGATCTCGCGGCTGGAGGCGCTGCGGGCGGCGATGGGGGCGGTGGGCGATGCGCCGGTGGTGCACGCCAACGGCTTCATCTGCCGCGAGTCGTTCTCGCTGGGTGACCGGCCGCAGAACTTCTACATGATCGGCTCGATGGGCCTGGCCTCGGCCATCGGCCTCGGGGTGGCGCTGGCCCGGCCGGAGCGGCCGGCGGTGGTGTTCGACGGGGACGGCAACCTGCTGATGAACCTTGGCATCCTCCCGATGATCGGCGGCGGTCCCCTGATGGGCGCTGGCCGGCCCGCGAACTTCGTGCACGTGGTCTTCGACAACGCCGTCTACGGCTCCACGGGCAATCAGGCTTCGCCGTCGCGCCACGCGCGGCTCGACGCCATCGCGGCGGCGTCGGGGTACCGGAGCGCCGTCGCGGTCGCCGGGGGCCCCGAGGTGCGCGAGGCGGTGGCGGCGGCGCTGCGCGAGGGCGGGCCCGCCTTCGTCCTCGTCAAGGTCACCGCGGAGGAGCAGCCGGCGCCGCGCATCCCCTATCCGCCCGAGGAGATCCGCGATCGGTTCCGCGGCGCGCTCGCGGGCGCGACAGCGGGGCACCGATGA
- a CDS encoding phosphocholine cytidylyltransferase family protein translates to MKAIVLAAGVARRLAPITDHTHKCLLPIGGRHLLDRMLDALAAHGVEETVLVVGHCQDQVRAAAGGRRGGMRIRYVENPDYQKGSILSLWRARETLLQDTTLVMDADVLFPPEFLGRLIASPSASALLLDRGFTDTGEEVKLYGIGDRVIALGKKFVPERWEVVGEGIGFFKCGVAHAPEYIRLLGESIEETGGTNEYEDALHRLLARVPVGWVDVTGMPWTEVDFAEDLRRAEVDVLPRIARFGS, encoded by the coding sequence ATGAAGGCGATCGTGCTCGCGGCGGGGGTCGCCCGGCGCTTGGCGCCCATCACCGACCACACGCACAAGTGCCTGCTCCCCATCGGCGGGCGCCATCTCCTCGATCGCATGCTGGACGCGCTTGCCGCGCACGGCGTGGAGGAGACCGTGCTCGTGGTGGGCCACTGCCAGGACCAGGTGCGCGCGGCGGCGGGCGGCCGGCGCGGCGGCATGCGCATCCGCTATGTCGAGAACCCCGACTACCAGAAGGGCTCGATCCTCTCGCTCTGGCGCGCCCGCGAGACCCTGCTCCAGGACACCACGCTGGTCATGGACGCCGACGTGCTCTTCCCGCCCGAGTTCCTCGGCCGGCTCATCGCCTCGCCCAGCGCGAGCGCGCTGCTCCTGGACCGCGGCTTCACGGACACCGGCGAGGAGGTGAAGCTCTACGGGATCGGCGATCGCGTGATCGCGCTCGGCAAGAAGTTCGTGCCCGAGCGCTGGGAAGTGGTCGGCGAAGGCATCGGCTTCTTCAAGTGCGGCGTCGCGCACGCCCCCGAGTACATCCGGCTCCTCGGCGAGTCGATCGAGGAGACGGGCGGCACCAACGAGTACGAGGACGCGCTCCACCGGCTGCTCGCCCGCGTGCCCGTCGGCTGGGTCGACGTGACCGGTATGCCCTGGACCGAGGTGGACTTCGCCGAGGATCTGCGGCGGGCCGAGGTCGATGTCCTGCCCCGCATCGCGCGGTTCGGATCCTGA